The sequence below is a genomic window from Plodia interpunctella isolate USDA-ARS_2022_Savannah chromosome 5, ilPloInte3.2, whole genome shotgun sequence.
gGATTTATAGAACACAAGCCACACCGCCATCAATAACGGAGTTACAATGTGacgcgtcgtcgcaacggagtaactctgagcaatggggcatgacTCTTAAGGGGTGatgcaaaaaaattacaaaccaCTAATGGACAtcgaatattaattttcttatttcactgtttttttttaagttgttaAACAACACAttgtgtataaaaatgtatgtatttttatatatgtaatttgtttGCATTCTGTTTATAAAGAGAAGACAATAAATAAGGTCGCTATGGCAGGTGGCAGGCAACATTAGGTGCTCATTCAAAAACCGTTTTCCATTCTTTATGACTGTAAAATATCGAGAGATACTTAAGTGAAACCTGCTAAGAGAGCGGACAGTCCGCTTGCTGGTATCGGGGTGAATGGGCCAGCCGTCCGCGTCGTACACCACGCGGCGCCCGCGCAGGCTCCGCTCGTGGTACTGCTCCATCTTGCGCGGCAGCCGCACCAGCTTGTCCAGGTACAGGGACCCGACCGGCTTTATTATTAGACCGAGGCAGGCTTTTAAAAATCCTGAAAATATATGACGAAACATAGGATaaacttattgacgtcaaaaaattacgaCATTGAAAGCACAGGTGAAACAGCGGCTGTTAAGAAGTAGGTAAAGTAAGAAAGAACCTTACCTATagtactggggtattatttaatctgtgcctATAGTATGTTTGGACACCAAACAGTTGATTTCATCTTGGTAACGAGTTTGCATCTATCACGAATTGACGATACCATACTTACCCAAGCTGCGGCCTCGGTATGATCCCGAAATACACCTCAGTGCACGgaccaaatatttattagaacaGGCCTAGGTATAAGTAGATAagatgaaaggtacctacACAAAATGACGTGGTGTCATTTCATTTCCTGTTCATTTCAGACATTGACACAGTTATTGTTAGTAAAATGAGTTCTTTGTTTTTGCTACGCGGCACGGACCTAAGGAGAAGAGCACGGCAAGCACGCCGCCGATCAGCACGAACACGTTGAGGCACTCGCAGTTGGGGTAGCAGATGTCGCGCGTGCGCCGCGCTCTGTCGCGCCGCAGCCCCGCCGCCACTTGACGTGGTTCCGACATCTCGCGGCATAGCAACTTGGGATCTTCACCTGAAAAATTTTACTAGGCGGACTCTTGGAAATCGCATAGTTTTACATATTGAACCATTCAAGCAGCCAAactattaaacaaaaatgagaCAGTACACCCAAGTTCGCCTCCTACTCTTCGGCACCGGCTCAGTTGAATGCATAAAGATTCAAGAAGTCTGTCTGTGACGGAAAAGCAGCTCGtggcaaaaatgtaatttatgttaaaaaatcttgtttaGATGATATTGCCGCTTACTCAAACAGACGCAGTCGCAGTGCCACACGCAGTAGCACCGGTCTCCTCTTCTGATGGTCACGTCCCGGATCGCCACAGATTCGTCGTTTTGGTTTACTAGTGcgactgaaaaaaatatgttgcttTTTCGTATTCTTCATTcgttctatatttattttggcgTTTAATCAtcactgataaaaaataagttaaatataataatcacatAAAATCATCAATCAAACAATGGAAGTGTCATTCACTTCCATTGCTTTTCTTTTCCTTGGGTTTATCAGTCTCAACTGTACGAGGTCAATACAGGGTTTTTTATAGCCTGTATTTTGTGtaccactgctgggcaaaggcctccccttcaATAAAGggttatgtaaaaataaaatatctgctGCCAAGTACATACTAGAGCAGTGAGCAACTTCCCCGGGCAGTTCGACAGGCAGATCCAGGGAGATCCGTTTGGTGTGGTACGGTGGGATCAGGACGAAGTCCGTCTCTGCGCCGGCGCCGCTTTTCTCCTGAAGCAGACTCGACAGCTCGGGGCCGCAGTCTCGAGTTTTTACcctattttacataattctCATTATTACTGCTCGCTGACGGCTCGTCTTttcaatgtaaagtatatttaaagtGGACGTTTCAAAAGCTCACTTTTTAATGGTCATATTGCCGGGAGGGAGCGATGCAGTGTAAGTATGATATGACCTTTATATGGTATACATGTACAGATagacatatattttgtattaacgATATACCTATACAGTTGACGTACAAGATCATAGGAAACCTCCAAATAAAGAAGTGGAAGTCAGCAGAAATGacttattgtataaattatttcgatGGGATAACCATGTAAAGAAATCCAAAGATATACAAAAAAGCTTGCCTTtcctaattaaattaataaaataacttaactCCATAAACAATTACTTGAATTTAGCAGCAGCGAGTCCAGTATTGGTGGCCTGCACCGTGAACACAGTGCGTGTGCGCCGGCTGTTGTCTGACACCGTTGTCGTTAGCCGGCCGTCCGCCCTGTCGTACAGATATATGTACATCATCATAGCATATGTGAAGCGATGGTAGTCTAATGGTTAAAACACCTTTGTGTGATCGAGAGGCCCCaagttcaaatcctactcatgcTACCACCAATCTAACTCAAGTATAAGTTTTCATAGCTTCTGGTAAAGGACAACATCATAAACCTGCACATTAGACTGTTAAAATCCCACTTTCGCAGTGACTACGTGTAGTACACAGTACTGCCACTCGATGGCGATAcaagaagaataataaaaccaaCGTTGGTTTTATTAAAGGAGTACTCCTTACCCGACTCGTATAAGCTGGTTGTCATCAGCGCGCGTCTCCACATCTATTTGGATGTGGTGGGGCCTCCGGTGCGGCAATGTCAAGTAATGGTCGGAGCCCTGTTCCACTATGTTCAGATTGTCAAGACCGCGTTGCAGAGTTCTCGCGACACGGACCATAACTTTGCGATGATGCTGAAATagaaagttttgtttttactgtAAGTGCTTACCATAGTCAGAAATCAgagatgtttttgttttacagcAAAAGATCTGACACCAAACTAAGCCTGTATCGTGGGTATTAATTAATACCGTTTTCAGTAGTAAAACTACGTATGacgaacaaaaaattatactatagTACTAGTtacttagtaaaaatatttattttagtgcatgtttattttgttcgaataatatactataataatacaacCTTTTCCAAAGGATCTGCTGCAAGATTCTGAGAACTGTTTTCATCTCGtttgttcaattttatataatcgtCATCCATGAAAACAACATCTTCTGTAGGAACTATTATTAATTCTGAatctgcaaaaaatataataacatttaaaaaaataccatatcaagaatgcatttttttcacttatacctatacctacttattgtaCTTCCGCCGACTGTACCTACGTCTATGCATACAGAATACATTAAGCCATTACCATTACTGTCAGTTTGCGGGACCAGCAAGCAGAGGCTGGTGGTCACCGGCAACGTGAACTGGTCCTGCGACATCCACTCCGTCGACCTGTATCGGATGTTGAGGTCCCGGTCTCGCCACTCTGGAGTCACTGGGCTGACACTGTGACAAACAGTACATACAAAATagattagttattttttgcgCGAACTGCGGACTTTGGCGCATAACAGAAATGAAGGCAGGTGGGTACACAAAGTCTACAGAACGAAATGTGACAGAATAAGTTACTACGCCtgcgataaaaataaataaatttgaaagttcACTTACGAAAAAAATGGATAAAACTACCTAGTCTCgaagttaaatataatctgTTTTCTCCTTCTTCTCCGATTAGATACTTAGTTATATCCATACTtacttaatttcatcaaaatcagtccagcgtagttatcaatacatataataaaacagtagaaaaaaaatcctgtacattgaataaatttacataaaaataaaattaggcgatagagtcataatagcagagtaagaatttggaaaaaaatctgtctgtttgtctgtctgtttgatttgaatgaaactttttttattatatagttattaagCCTgagcaacatatagggtataaattattttgaaaactggaacacctgatggagaacaatgatacagctaaactataggaaatattgaaatgacgccttaacaaaacttattcagcctgatgagcattttctgttgaagtataaaaatggaagatctggaacacctgatgtagatccatgatggtacagctaaactatagggaatatagaaatgacttaacaaaaattgtttaggCTGATGGGCATTTTCTgctgagatataaaaatcgaagatctgaaacacctgatgtagacctatgatggtacaCTAAACGATAAGAAACATAGAAATGAGAaatccttggagaaaaggccgcgctGAAGTTTCCCTCCCGCTTCCCGCTTCTTCTTCctctgcgctttggaagtcggcagtagatttagtttaagtaattttttgatgtcaataagtgatgtacttatatcatcctaaattgaaaaaagaatttttgaattttgaatgacgctctaataaaagtagttcagtctgatgagcattttctcacgcaaaatctactgtaataacacatagggttctttttatcccgaaattcccacgggagcgaagcctagGGCACAACtagtatcaaaataaaaacaaacaaaaaaaaaatgcggcTTCTAAACTTTCTGCctatttcattttgaatttcgGTGAACAATAAGAATTTAGTCGTGATTAGGTAGATCGTGAAGTTCAGCTACATTAATTACCTTGCGGTTTCTCCTTTCGTGATATCATTCCACACAGTTTTACCTTCCGGTGTACTTCGCTTTTCGAATAGCTCCACGTGAACGACACACCATATATCAGGGTTTCCAATATCgtataaagaaaatgtattttctgaCGAATACATTTCATCCATCGCCGGTTTAGATAGATCATTGCTTGCATCTCGAAAATGTTGCTGGTCCGAATCTATGTTAGATGTTTCAATGCCGTTATCGCGATAAACTTCGCCAGATCCACCACTGTTCTCTGTCAAAACTTTCTTCGCGTGAGTATGATGTTTATGagaaactttttcattttgaggaaaatatttatcgaaaTTACTCTTTGCCTTTTTCCAGAAGTTGTTTTCTCGAGTTACATGTTTGTGGGGCGCACCTACCATAGCCGTAGTTCCTCTGGACCTTACATGCACATCTGTAGCCTCCAAATCTGATATCCATGATTCTTCATCCGAACTTTGTGGTTCGACGACGATGTTTTGTTGTTGACGCTTTTTCCTAAGCAATGatgtattgaaataatttactgAAACATAAAGTTAACTTCAATTGGTAATTTTCAATAAGAACATcctaataacaataacaactacgtatatgtatattaacgGGCTTCAGCAGGAAccttatttattgtatgtaaataatatgctAACGTTTTAACGACCATGCAGTTGTAGCTAAACCCGTTcccgttaatataattatggagTTATTGTCTTCAAAGCGCGTAAGTTTCAAAAAGactagaatataaaaataaagtttgtaagtagttctttattattagttatccCGTCtgtgataatattttcaacaaatagCCGGCAAATATACTGGGCCTACAAAACGAAACAtttgctatttatttacttgtattaCATTTACTTTAATGTCGAGTAACTTCACTCCACACCCAACGGAATGCATGAACCGGTTTCACGTTATGCCGTCAGTCGGCTGGATGAAGAGAACCCACAACTAGTAGATGTTGAATAAACCGGTTTGATTGAAAGGAGAGTTAGTTAGAATGTACGCGCGGGAAGGGGCCGGGGCGCGCGGGCGAGCGCGGTGCCGCGCTGCCTCGCCGACGAGGTCAGTATTCTGCGCGAGCGCAGGTAGCCGGCCCCTTCGAGCTTACATTTGCCGGCTCACAATGGAGGAATTTATAGATGAAGTCCGGGCTCAGGCTTGCATATGGAACCCTATGAACCAAGATTATCGTGACACGCATGTCAGAGACGCAGCCTGGCAGTACATAGTACAACGATGCAATAACCCAAACATACCAGATGGTGAGATGATTTTgcaataataattacctaGATGGTCTACTTACATTTATGATTTAGGTACATAGGCATTTTTTACGAAGTTTTCAGTTTCAGTTGAattggtggtggtgtaattgttaagacgcccgcctgtgaatcgaatgatcccaggttcgaatcctactcgtgccacatgagatttgtataccaatctgactcatgtatcgTACCACTTGGtcgttttcatcgaccactacttgtttccggtgaaggaaaacatcgtaaggaaacctgcacactggttgattcttattgtgtgtgaaatggagaaggcaatggccactaaccactccattaataatgccaagaaagttgttatgtgtgtttcattccacgtaatgcccacgactctcagccatgaggagtacgactatgaagaagacagTTGAATTTAAGCCGGGTGCgtgatttgtttttaaacaagGTTTAGTAAACAATCTAGCTAGGCGCTAGGCTGTATAGGCTAATTTAATAAGcgatatatgtaggtatttttatagagCCCCTACTGCTTTTATTTGCAGTTAATATGCACTTTGCAAAGCCTGATGGATGAAccaaatttagttttaataatttgtttccaaataatttgctattttatttcttttactttGTTGTATAGTGAGAGCTGCGAAGACAGAATGGAAGAAACTTAGAGACAATCACAGGGAAGCCTTGAAGAGAGCAAAGTTAGGACAAAACAAACTATTACCTGCTCAAATAACTACGTGGAAATATGCTAAAGTCATGCAGTTCCTGGAGCCGCACATGAAATATCGGATTACTGAAAACATCGACATGGATCCGATTCAATCTCAAGATAGTAACGCGACTAAGAGTGAGGATGTGTCTACTACAGAAGCAGCACACAGAGAAAACAGAAAACGGCGATGTGACTGTGACTATGGCCCCAAGAGGTCACCGAGCCCAAAAAAGACAGATGATGCATTAGAAGCGTTCTTCAATTCAATTGTTAGAAGCACGAGGGATATGCCGCCGTGGATGCAGACGCGggtcaaaaagaaaatatttgctgTGATCATCGAGGAGGAAGAATTTCTGTCGTCGCAAAACCATAGAAGAGATAACACTCATAATTTTAAGGAACAATGTAATTCTCCAATAATAAAACACGTAAAGACAGAAGTATACTCAGACGATAGCTTCGACGCCGAAGCTACGTGATGTAGTTATTCTCCACACCGAAATTCATTTCAGACCAATAccccgttttgacgtgaaagaagaacatttataatattagtacggatCATTCTGTATaccaaaataaacacaatttaccGAAATCTGCAATTTGTCGCGGATCTACGTAATCATTATTGTCATGACTTGTGCTGAAAAATGAAGTAGCTCCGAGACTTTGAGATGGGCCTTGCACTTGATTTGCACTTCGTACGACGCGATcctgtaaattatttagtaagttgatatttttgttctaCGAAACAAACACCTATCTGTTCTCGGCTTTccttttcaaatattttctacttttatatatatatatatatatataccttgcaataatatataccttcttatattttgtgtgttttttttctgCTACCCGTTTTTCGGCTTCTGTAAAAACTCCAGTTACAATCTGAAATT
It includes:
- the LOC128670038 gene encoding uncharacterized protein LOC128670038 isoform X4; this encodes MLKAFNTVFLNYGICIILFSFIPGLQSESGTVDSDSENKALVEVRAVFINCQTNEGLASPDTEAARFQREELFKHNALKDCNTKLALSLKLASLPQGNSDEYIPIDHVIEGPSKRRVRLLNPYVLRLRWENPVQVYKLQNMDIVTGVFTEAEKRVAEKKHTKYKKDRVVRSANQVQGPSQSLGATSFFSTSHDNNDYVDPRQIADFVNYFNTSLLRKKRQQQNIVVEPQSSDEESWISDLEATDVHVRSRGTTAMVGAPHKHVTRENNFWKKAKSNFDKYFPQNEKVSHKHHTHAKKVLTENSGGSGEVYRDNGIETSNIDSDQQHFRDASNDLSKPAMDEMYSSENTFSLYDIGNPDIWCVVHVELFEKRSTPEGKTVWNDITKGETASVSPVTPEWRDRDLNIRYRSTEWMSQDQFTLPVTTSLCLLVPQTDSNDSELIIVPTEDVVFMDDDYIKLNKRDENSSQNLAADPLEKHHRKVMVRVARTLQRGLDNLNIVEQGSDHYLTLPHRRPHHIQIDVETRADDNQLIRVGADGRLTTTVSDNSRRTRTVFTVQATNTGLAAAKFKVKTRDCGPELSSLLQEKSGAGAETDFVLIPPYHTKRISLDLPVELPGEVAHCSIALVNQNDESVAIRDVTIRRGDRCYCVWHCDCVCLSEDPKLLCREMSEPRQVAAGLRRDRARRTRDICYPNCECLNVFVLIGGVLAVLFSLGFLKACLGLIIKPVGSLYLDKLVRLPRKMEQYHERSLRGRRVVYDADGWPIHPDTSKRTVRSLSRGTEFILNLIFFIAAPCMIVCGLVSQLVSKQKCTKRNDSNAKTRVSANFQMRPLLTEDECRAGGTPSSADSEQDDTEYVLTQMQKSRESLARTQMMNMTTSPSTK
- the LOC128670040 gene encoding uncharacterized protein LOC128670040, translating into MYAREGAGARGRARCRAASPTRSVFCASAGSRPLRAYICRLTMEEFIDEVRAQACIWNPMNQDYRDTHVRDAAWQYIVQRCNNPNIPDVRAAKTEWKKLRDNHREALKRAKLGQNKLLPAQITTWKYAKVMQFLEPHMKYRITENIDMDPIQSQDSNATKSEDVSTTEAAHRENRKRRCDCDYGPKRSPSPKKTDDALEAFFNSIVRSTRDMPPWMQTRVKKKIFAVIIEEEEFLSSQNHRRDNTHNFKEQCNSPIIKHVKTEVYSDDSFDAEAT
- the LOC128670038 gene encoding uncharacterized protein LOC128670038 isoform X3, yielding MLKAFNTVFLNYGICIILFSFIPGLQSESGTVDSDSENKALVEVRAVFINCQTNEGLASPDTEAARFQREELFKHNALKDCNTKLALSLKLASLPQGPSKRRVRLLNPYVLRLRWENPVQVYKLQNMDIVTGVFTEAEKRVAEKKHTKYKKDRVVRSANQVQGPSQSLGATSFFSTSHDNNDYVDPRQIADFVNYFNTSLLRKKRQQQNIVVEPQSSDEESWISDLEATDVHVRSRGTTAMVGAPHKHVTRENNFWKKAKSNFDKYFPQNEKVSHKHHTHAKKVLTENSGGSGEVYRDNGIETSNIDSDQQHFRDASNDLSKPAMDEMYSSENTFSLYDIGNPDIWCVVHVELFEKRSTPEGKTVWNDITKGETASVSPVTPEWRDRDLNIRYRSTEWMSQDQFTLPVTTSLCLLVPQTDSNDSELIIVPTEDVVFMDDDYIKLNKRDENSSQNLAADPLEKHHRKVMVRVARTLQRGLDNLNIVEQGSDHYLTLPHRRPHHIQIDVETRADDNQLIRVGADGRLTTTVSDNSRRTRTVFTVQATNTGLAAAKFKVKTRDCGPELSSLLQEKSGAGAETDFVLIPPYHTKRISLDLPVELPGEVAHCSIALVNQNDESVAIRDVTIRRGDRCYCVWHCDCVCLSEDPKLLCREMSEPRQVAAGLRRDRARRTRDICYPNCECLNVFVLIGGVLAVLFSLGFLKACLGLIIKPVGSLYLDKLVRLPRKMEQYHERSLRGRRVVYDADGWPIHPDTSKRTVRSLSRGTEFILNLIFFIAAPCMIVCGLVSQLVSKQKCTKRNDSNAKTRVSANFQEELPRLRLRRGRRLRKWMTPEADDLSTNLWRHGLLPQRSYNCKFSGSQMRPLLTEDECRAGGTPSSADSEQDDTEYVLTQMQKSRESLARTQMMNMTTSPSTK
- the LOC128670038 gene encoding uncharacterized protein LOC128670038 isoform X2, with amino-acid sequence MLKAFNTVFLNYGICIILFSFIPGLQSESGTVDSDSENKALVEVRAVFINCQTNEGLASPDTEAARFQREELFKHNALKDCNTKLALSLKLASLPQGNSDEYIPIDHVIEGPSKRRVRLLNPYVLRLRWENPVQVYKLQNMDIVTGVFTEAEKRVAEKKHTKYKKDRVVRSANQVQGPSQSLGATSFFSTSHDNNDYVDPRQIADFVNYFNTSLLRKKRQQQNIVVEPQSSDEESWISDLEATDVHVRSRGTTAMVGAPHKHVTRENNFWKKAKSNFDKYFPQNEKVSHKHHTHAKKVLTENSGGSGEVYRDNGIETSNIDSDQQHFRDASNDLSKPAMDEMYSSENTFSLYDIGNPDIWCVVHVELFEKRSTPEGKTVWNDITKGETASVSPVTPEWRDRDLNIRYRSTEWMSQDQFTLPVTTSLCLLVPQTDSNDSELIIVPTEDVVFMDDDYIKLNKRDENSSQNLAADPLEKHHRKVMVRVARTLQRGLDNLNIVEQGSDHYLTLPHRRPHHIQIDVETRADDNQLIRVGADGRLTTTVSDNSRRTRTVFTVQATNTGLAAAKFKVKTRDCGPELSSLLQEKSGAGAETDFVLIPPYHTKRISLDLPVELPGEVAHCSIALVNQNDESVAIRDVTIRRGDRCYCVWHCDCVCLSEDPKLLCREMSEPRQVAAGLRRDRARRTRDICYPNCECLNVFVLIGGVLAVLFSLGFLKACLGLIIKPVGSLYLDKLVRLPRKMEQYHERSLRGRRVVYDADGWPIHPDTSKRTVRSLSRGTEFILNLIFFIAAPCMIVCGLVSQLVSKQKCTKRNDSNAKTRVSANFQEELPRLRLRRGRRLRKWMTPEADDLSTNLWRHGLLPQRSYNCKFMRPLLTEDECRAGGTPSSADSEQDDTEYVLTQMQKSRESLARTQMMNMTTSPSTK
- the LOC128670038 gene encoding uncharacterized protein LOC128670038 isoform X1, translated to MLKAFNTVFLNYGICIILFSFIPGLQSESGTVDSDSENKALVEVRAVFINCQTNEGLASPDTEAARFQREELFKHNALKDCNTKLALSLKLASLPQGNSDEYIPIDHVIEGPSKRRVRLLNPYVLRLRWENPVQVYKLQNMDIVTGVFTEAEKRVAEKKHTKYKKDRVVRSANQVQGPSQSLGATSFFSTSHDNNDYVDPRQIADFVNYFNTSLLRKKRQQQNIVVEPQSSDEESWISDLEATDVHVRSRGTTAMVGAPHKHVTRENNFWKKAKSNFDKYFPQNEKVSHKHHTHAKKVLTENSGGSGEVYRDNGIETSNIDSDQQHFRDASNDLSKPAMDEMYSSENTFSLYDIGNPDIWCVVHVELFEKRSTPEGKTVWNDITKGETASVSPVTPEWRDRDLNIRYRSTEWMSQDQFTLPVTTSLCLLVPQTDSNDSELIIVPTEDVVFMDDDYIKLNKRDENSSQNLAADPLEKHHRKVMVRVARTLQRGLDNLNIVEQGSDHYLTLPHRRPHHIQIDVETRADDNQLIRVGADGRLTTTVSDNSRRTRTVFTVQATNTGLAAAKFKVKTRDCGPELSSLLQEKSGAGAETDFVLIPPYHTKRISLDLPVELPGEVAHCSIALVNQNDESVAIRDVTIRRGDRCYCVWHCDCVCLSEDPKLLCREMSEPRQVAAGLRRDRARRTRDICYPNCECLNVFVLIGGVLAVLFSLGFLKACLGLIIKPVGSLYLDKLVRLPRKMEQYHERSLRGRRVVYDADGWPIHPDTSKRTVRSLSRGTEFILNLIFFIAAPCMIVCGLVSQLVSKQKCTKRNDSNAKTRVSANFQEELPRLRLRRGRRLRKWMTPEADDLSTNLWRHGLLPQRSYNCKFSGSQMRPLLTEDECRAGGTPSSADSEQDDTEYVLTQMQKSRESLARTQMMNMTTSPSTK